The Aquicella siphonis DNA segment GGATATGAAAAGGTGAAATGTTTTGTTTCAGCATAAAACCCCTCGGTTTTTTTCGACTAATGGATGCGGTTACTCTACATACGAAAAAGAGAAAACTTATTGAAACAAGTTTTCTCTTTTCGTCACGGTCAAACGGGAGTAATCAATCAACCAAAGTGATAAATCAACTGTGCTGTCACTTGCTGGTCGCTTAAGTTCGCCTTGCTGGAATTGGTCATGTTGGCTCCAACCACCTGGCATCCTTCGTATATATCGCATGCCACATCGCTGGAAGAAGTGTTAGAGCTGGCTTTCACAGTGCGATAGAAAGAGTAGACATAGTCAGCGCCTACACCAAATGCCGGTGTCACCATCACTTCCATGCCTATACCCGCGCGGTAACCGATTTCGCTCTTCTTGCGTGAAGCGGTAAATGCGGATGTTGTTGATGTGGATGACGCGCCTGTTTCAATGCCGTCATTATAGCTATACGACGTGTTTCCAGCCGCGTTGAAAGAACCTTCGGTTTTGACCTTGAAAGTATTATAGTTGATGCCGCCTCTCAGATAGACTAACGCGGTCGGGGTAATCAGGAAGCCGGCTTTTAAATCCAGGAAGGGTTCAACGGAATTGCGGGTAGCCTTGGTTTTGGTAAACAGCGAATTGGCGTAATTTCCTGTGCCAAAGGCTTCCTGGCCGCTGTCTGTCACAGTCATGGTGGTGTTGGTAGTGGTGGTGTTTTTCAAGGTGGCGTCATTGGCACCCAGGAAGTTCAAGCCCAGTTCACCGCCCAGATAGGCATGGTTATCAAATACATAACCATAGCCAACGAAGATGTTGCCCATGACACCATATTTATAGGTATTGGCTCTGGCATAATTGTTGACGGTGTTGCCAGGAGTTGGATTCAG contains these protein-coding regions:
- a CDS encoding outer membrane protein, with protein sequence MELKPTFKLSLIFLLAAAPASMVLAQPSDASPCSFSGFTLGVGLGATTLMSDLSSTTAGVSELPAIDIIIPALAPLNPTPGNTVNNYARANTYKYGVMGNIFVGYGYVFDNHAYLGGELGLNFLGANDATLKNTTTTNTTMTVTDSGQEAFGTGNYANSLFTKTKATRNSVEPFLDLKAGFLITPTALVYLRGGINYNTFKVKTEGSFNAAGNTSYSYNDGIETGASSTSTTSAFTASRKKSEIGYRAGIGMEVMVTPAFGVGADYVYSFYRTVKASSNTSSSDVACDIYEGCQVVGANMTNSSKANLSDQQVTAQLIYHFG